The window TCTTGGTTTCTTAACTGAACGGCACCTAAATCCTTTTCTGTGAAGCTGTTCGTATATGTATTTAAACCAGTGTTTATATTGTGTTTTTGCTTATTCAGATTGTAGTTTAACTCGCTAAAAGAATTTAATTGATTTCCAGCAAAAAGGGATTGTTGTCCGAAAGGGTTCTCGTTGATTCGAATGTGTCGGTCGAACGAGCTAATACTATTCTTTAAGGTAATTGTACTGTTTTCTGAAAGTGTTTTTTTTGCGGAGAACTGTGATGTATATCGAATACTTTCTTGTTTGTCTAAAAAGAAATTACTGGTGTCGGCAAACCCATTATTAATTAATCGCATGCTTCCACCAACTCGATTTTCTTTCATGATATTAGCGCCCAAATATATTTCGGTTTTCTCGCTTGGGTTATAAAAAATCTTTGGATTAAAATTAAATTTTGATACTTCAGGTATATCGGAATAACCATCCTTGTCTGCATCGTAAGGCGAGTGCATATATAAAGAGGCTAGGTTGGTAAAACCAAATTTCCCGAATTTTCTTGATACAAAAGTGTTAAAGTCTTTAGCACCTATATGGGAAAGGTTAATGTGTAGTAATGTCTCATCTTGGACAGCTTTCTTTGTTACCAGATTAATTAACCCTGCAATAGCTCCACCACCATATAAAGTTGATGCCGATCCTTTGATATACTCAACTTGTTTAAGATCTAAAGGTGGAATTTGCATTACATCTAAGCTTCCTGAAAAACCACCATATAATGGGAAGCCATCTTTGAGTATTTGTGTGTATCGTCCATTAAGACCTTGAATACGAACCACCGCACCATTCGATGATGCCGCAGTTGTTTGAACTTGGATGCCGGTGCTGTGTGTAATAAGATGTGCTATTTTACTGGGCTCCATGGATGCGGCTTCATCGATTTCTTCGGAGAGCACTTCAGTTCGTGTGGGTAGATCGGCCACCGATCTATTTGCTCGAGTTGCTTCGATTACTATTTCGTCTAATAATTCCTCTATAGGAGATAGAAGAAATATTTGCGGGGTGCTCTCATTTTGCGGAAAT is drawn from Flavobacteriales bacterium and contains these coding sequences:
- a CDS encoding TonB-dependent receptor, with protein sequence MHLNIKQFLAIPFILITLLSTGQNDFQAIIKDSLTNQSLLGATISLKGTSNGVSVDSLGRATLNDIPNGEQVIRVSFIGYHPKDKKIIFPQNESTPQIFLLSPIEELLDEIVIEATRANRSVADLPTRTEVLSEEIDEAASMEPSKIAHLITHSTGIQVQTTAASSNGAVVRIQGLNGRYTQILKDGFPLYGGFSGSLDVMQIPPLDLKQVEYIKGSASTLYGGGAIAGLINLVTKKAVQDETLLHINLSHIGAKDFNTFVSRKFGKFGFTNLASLYMHSPYDADKDGYSDIPEVSKFNFNPKIFYNPSEKTEIYLGANIMKENRVGGSMRLINNGFADTSNFFLDKQESIRYTSQFSAKKTLSENSTITLKNSISSFDRHIRINENPFGQQSLFAGNQLNSFSELNYNLNKQKHNINTGLNTYTNSFTEKDLGAVQLRNQ